Proteins encoded in a region of the Streptomyces sp. NBC_00258 genome:
- a CDS encoding PIG-L deacetylase family protein, whose protein sequence is MTEPTNNQLKPMPEDWKRALAVVAHPDDLEYGCSAAIASWTDGGREIAYVLATRGEAGIDTLEPEKCGPLREQEQRAGAAVVGVTEVEFLDHKDGVVEYGTALRRDIAAAIRRHRPELVITLNHRDTWGGVAWNTPDHVAVGRATLDAASDAGNRWIFPELGLEPWDGVRWVAVAGSNAPTHAVDATAGMERAVLSLLEHRTYIEVLTDEDPDTYVRSFLTGYAQTTGERFGGKPAVAFELFSR, encoded by the coding sequence ATGACTGAGCCGACGAACAACCAGCTCAAGCCCATGCCCGAGGACTGGAAGCGCGCACTTGCCGTCGTCGCCCACCCCGACGACCTGGAGTACGGCTGCTCCGCGGCGATCGCGTCATGGACGGACGGCGGCCGCGAGATCGCCTACGTTCTCGCAACGCGAGGCGAGGCGGGGATCGACACCCTGGAGCCGGAGAAGTGCGGCCCGCTGCGCGAGCAGGAGCAGCGGGCCGGCGCGGCCGTCGTGGGCGTCACCGAGGTGGAGTTCCTCGACCACAAGGACGGCGTCGTCGAGTACGGCACCGCCCTGAGGCGGGACATCGCGGCCGCGATCCGCAGGCACCGCCCCGAGTTGGTCATCACCCTCAACCACCGCGACACCTGGGGCGGGGTCGCCTGGAACACCCCCGACCATGTCGCCGTGGGCCGGGCCACCCTGGACGCGGCCTCGGACGCAGGCAACCGCTGGATCTTCCCCGAGCTGGGCCTGGAGCCCTGGGACGGAGTGCGCTGGGTCGCCGTGGCGGGCTCCAACGCCCCCACGCACGCCGTGGACGCGACCGCGGGCATGGAGCGCGCGGTGCTCTCCCTCCTCGAACACCGCACGTACATCGAGGTGTTGACGGACGAGGACCCCGATACGTACGTACGCTCCTTCCTCACCGGCTACGCGCAGACCACCGGCGAACGCTTCGGTGGGAAGCCCGCGGTCGCCTTCGAGCTCTTCAGCCGATGA
- a CDS encoding alpha/beta fold hydrolase, producing MSASYRQPGVVLGDRRFTVPLDHDNPSGETIELYAREVAGSDKADQDLPWLVYLQGGPGFGANRFVGKQAWLGRALDDYRVLLLDQRGTGSSTPANRQTLPLRGGPREQADYLSLFRADSIVRDCEAIRPAVTGGAPWAVLGQSFGGFCATHYLSTAPEGLSTALITGGLPTLDGHADDVYRAAYPRIERKVAAHYARYPQDVERARRIAEHLLRHEPVLNGGYRLTVEAFQSLGILLGGSEGSHRLHYLLENAFVRTAQGPALSDAFQEDVQSLLSYAGHPLYALVHEACYAQGDRPTAWSAERVRADFPQFDAAKTLAGDGPVLFTGESVHPWTFDCDPALRPLRETADLLAERTDWPSLYDPDRLAANEVPVAAAVYHDDMYVDTDHALSTARTIRGLRTYVTNEFEHDGVRAGGPRVLDRLIDLARDEA from the coding sequence TTGAGTGCCAGCTACCGTCAGCCCGGTGTCGTCCTCGGCGACCGCCGTTTCACCGTGCCCCTCGATCACGACAACCCCTCCGGGGAGACGATCGAGCTGTACGCCCGTGAAGTGGCCGGCAGCGACAAGGCGGACCAGGACCTGCCCTGGCTGGTGTACCTCCAGGGCGGTCCCGGCTTCGGGGCGAATCGTTTCGTCGGCAAGCAGGCCTGGCTCGGCCGCGCCCTCGACGACTACCGCGTCCTGCTCCTCGACCAGCGCGGCACCGGCAGCTCCACGCCCGCCAACCGGCAGACCCTCCCGCTGCGCGGCGGCCCCCGCGAACAGGCCGACTACCTCTCGCTCTTCCGCGCCGACTCCATCGTCCGCGACTGCGAGGCGATCCGCCCGGCCGTCACCGGCGGCGCCCCCTGGGCCGTCCTCGGCCAGAGCTTCGGCGGCTTCTGCGCGACCCACTACCTCTCCACCGCGCCCGAAGGCCTCAGCACCGCCCTGATCACCGGCGGACTGCCCACCCTCGACGGCCACGCCGACGACGTCTACCGGGCCGCGTACCCGCGCATCGAGCGCAAGGTCGCCGCCCACTACGCGCGTTACCCCCAGGACGTCGAGCGGGCCCGGCGCATCGCCGAGCACCTGCTGCGGCACGAGCCCGTTCTGAACGGCGGCTACCGACTCACCGTCGAGGCCTTCCAGTCCCTCGGCATCCTCCTCGGCGGCAGCGAGGGCAGCCACCGCCTGCACTACCTCCTGGAGAACGCCTTCGTCCGCACCGCCCAGGGCCCGGCTCTCTCCGACGCCTTCCAGGAGGACGTCCAGTCCCTCCTCTCGTACGCCGGCCACCCGCTGTACGCACTGGTCCACGAGGCCTGCTACGCCCAGGGCGACCGCCCCACCGCCTGGTCCGCCGAGCGGGTCCGCGCCGACTTCCCGCAGTTCGACGCGGCCAAGACCCTCGCGGGCGACGGCCCGGTCCTCTTCACCGGCGAGTCCGTGCACCCCTGGACCTTCGACTGCGACCCGGCCCTGCGCCCCCTCCGCGAGACGGCCGACCTCCTCGCCGAACGCACCGACTGGCCCTCGCTGTACGACCCCGACCGCCTCGCCGCCAACGAGGTCCCCGTCGCCGCGGCCGTCTACCACGACGACATGTACGTCGACACCGACCACGCCCTGAGCACGGCCCGCACGATCCGCGGCCTGCGCACGTACGTGACGAACGAGTTCGAACACGACGGGGTAAGGGCGGGCGGCCCACGGGTCCTGGACCGTCTGATCGACCTGGCGCGGGACGAGGCCTGA
- a CDS encoding LacI family DNA-binding transcriptional regulator — MSQSVGIKDVARVAGVSVGTVSNVINRPDTVASETRARVLSAIDRLGYVRSESARQLRAGRSRIMGLLVLDMGNPFFVDVARGAERAAREAGLGVMVCNSAQSAGEEADYLSLFAEQRVRGVLLTPADATGRNIETFRRHGIPFVLVDRVAEGTTECSVSVDDVAGGALAVRHLIDAGHRSIAYVSGPPGLNQVRDRRTGALKALDEAGLGPECLRELPTERLDVAAGRDAGARLLGLGDRPTAVFCANDLLALGVLQAMFAAGVSVPDDLAIVGYDDIEFAAAAAVPLTSVRQPAVTMGALAASLLLEETEAETAPTPHEHQRVVLQPELVVRGSSLPPR, encoded by the coding sequence ATGTCCCAGTCGGTGGGTATCAAGGACGTCGCACGAGTCGCCGGAGTCTCCGTCGGCACGGTCTCGAACGTCATCAACCGCCCGGACACGGTCGCCTCCGAGACCCGTGCCCGCGTGCTCTCCGCCATCGACAGGCTCGGCTACGTCCGCAGTGAGTCGGCCCGGCAGCTGCGCGCCGGACGCAGCCGGATCATGGGCCTGCTCGTCCTCGACATGGGCAACCCCTTCTTCGTGGACGTGGCCCGCGGCGCCGAGCGGGCGGCCCGCGAGGCCGGGCTCGGCGTGATGGTCTGCAACAGCGCGCAGAGCGCCGGCGAGGAGGCCGACTACCTTTCGCTCTTCGCCGAGCAGCGCGTCCGGGGCGTCCTGCTGACCCCGGCCGACGCGACCGGACGCAACATAGAGACGTTCCGCCGCCACGGCATCCCCTTCGTGCTCGTCGACCGGGTCGCCGAGGGCACCACCGAGTGCTCGGTGTCGGTCGACGACGTGGCGGGCGGCGCCCTGGCCGTACGACATCTGATCGACGCCGGTCACCGCTCCATCGCGTACGTGAGCGGGCCGCCCGGCCTGAACCAGGTCAGGGACCGTCGTACGGGCGCCCTGAAGGCCCTGGACGAGGCGGGGCTCGGCCCGGAGTGCCTGCGCGAGCTGCCCACCGAGCGGCTCGACGTGGCCGCGGGCCGTGACGCCGGTGCCCGCCTCCTCGGCCTCGGCGACCGCCCGACCGCCGTGTTCTGCGCCAACGACCTGCTCGCCCTCGGCGTCCTGCAGGCCATGTTCGCGGCCGGTGTGAGTGTCCCGGACGACCTCGCGATCGTCGGCTATGACGACATCGAGTTCGCGGCCGCGGCGGCCGTCCCGCTGACCTCCGTACGGCAGCCCGCCGTGACGATGGGCGCGCTCGCCGCCTCGCTCCTCCTGGAGGAGACCGAGGCCGAGACGGCACCCACCCCGCACGAGCACCAGCGCGTCGTGCTCCAGCCGGAGCTGGTGGTGCGGGGCTCCAGCCTCCCGCCGCGCTGA
- a CDS encoding BNR repeat-containing protein, with product MKRRTLLATALLSSVAAPGIAGTARAADPGPSVTQTGNTTLDAQAIFFVSYDGLVNNNSFQKNGLLTYKGYQYAVWYTADRNAVVGRRVLGSGTWSTVKVGHTLRYNDSHNVISMGVSKVDGRLHLNMDSHSDGFTYVKSVAGLMDNPAGLSWTTSRFGAPQSTLDGLALTSQFTYPQFISTPDGKLQLSYRVAVSGNGRNALAEYDGTSWTGLGEWTSSTGTYTSEHGSSTVRNMYLHGIDYDRNGRLHSFFTWREQNGAVMCNGGGITNHDTGYVYSDDRGRTWRNNAGTVVGTTGGSDKVAVTDGGLVIDAINPDHSLMNQESQFTDSAGRPHAIISYVPGRFGQCTTNYVADRTANGRAFHVRKTATGTWRKTEIPVALNSSQRTKLVLDKYDNAYAILPFGRIVAASAASGHTDWTTLFDGSGLNAFGEVVVDETRIAQDGVLSVLYQVKSSGTTPSALHVVDFKLPA from the coding sequence ATGAAGAGACGCACCCTGCTGGCGACCGCCCTGCTCAGCAGCGTGGCGGCACCCGGCATCGCCGGTACCGCCCGGGCCGCCGACCCCGGTCCCTCGGTCACCCAGACCGGCAACACCACGCTCGACGCCCAGGCCATCTTCTTCGTCTCCTACGACGGCCTCGTCAACAACAACTCGTTCCAGAAGAACGGCCTGCTGACCTACAAGGGCTACCAGTACGCCGTCTGGTACACCGCCGACCGCAACGCCGTCGTCGGCCGTCGTGTCCTCGGCTCCGGTACCTGGTCCACGGTCAAGGTCGGCCACACCCTGCGGTACAACGACTCCCACAACGTCATCTCGATGGGCGTCTCCAAGGTCGACGGCCGCCTCCACCTCAACATGGACTCCCACAGCGACGGCTTCACCTACGTGAAGTCGGTGGCCGGGCTCATGGACAACCCGGCCGGGCTGAGCTGGACCACGAGCCGCTTCGGAGCACCGCAGTCCACCCTCGACGGACTCGCGCTCACCTCGCAGTTCACGTACCCGCAGTTCATCTCCACGCCCGACGGAAAGCTCCAGCTGAGCTACCGGGTCGCGGTCTCCGGCAACGGCCGCAACGCCCTGGCCGAGTACGACGGCACGTCCTGGACCGGCCTCGGCGAGTGGACCAGCTCCACCGGCACCTACACCAGCGAGCACGGCTCCAGCACCGTCCGGAACATGTACCTGCACGGCATCGACTACGACAGGAACGGCCGGCTGCACTCCTTCTTCACCTGGCGCGAGCAGAACGGCGCCGTGATGTGCAACGGCGGCGGCATCACCAACCACGACACCGGCTACGTCTACTCGGACGACCGCGGCCGGACCTGGCGCAACAACGCGGGCACGGTGGTCGGCACCACCGGCGGCTCCGACAAGGTAGCCGTCACCGACGGCGGACTGGTGATCGACGCGATCAACCCGGACCACTCCCTGATGAACCAGGAGAGTCAGTTCACCGACTCGGCGGGCCGTCCGCACGCGATCATCAGCTACGTACCGGGCCGCTTCGGCCAGTGCACCACCAACTACGTCGCCGACCGGACGGCCAACGGCCGCGCCTTCCACGTCCGCAAGACGGCCACCGGCACTTGGCGCAAGACCGAGATCCCGGTCGCCCTGAACTCCAGCCAGCGCACCAAACTGGTCCTGGACAAGTACGACAACGCGTACGCGATCCTGCCCTTCGGACGGATCGTCGCCGCGTCGGCCGCCTCCGGGCACACCGACTGGACGACACTGTTCGACGGCAGCGGCCTCAACGCGTTCGGTGAGGTCGTGGTCGACGAGACCCGGATCGCCCAGGACGGCGTGCTGTCGGTCCTCTACCAGGTGAAGTCCAGCGGTACGACGCCGTCGGCGCTCCATGTCGTCGACTTCAAGCTGCCTGCATGA
- a CDS encoding L-rhamnose mutarotase: MQRVCFLLKVREDRLDEYRERHAAVWPEMLQALSATGWHNYSLFLREDGLLVGYLETEDFAAAQAGMEAAEVNARWQAEMAPFFESLDGARPDEAMKPLTEVFHLA; this comes from the coding sequence ATGCAGCGCGTCTGTTTCCTGCTCAAGGTCCGCGAGGACCGGCTCGACGAGTACCGCGAGCGGCATGCCGCCGTGTGGCCCGAGATGCTTCAGGCGCTCTCGGCCACCGGCTGGCACAACTACTCGCTCTTCCTTCGCGAGGACGGCCTGCTGGTCGGCTACTTGGAGACCGAGGACTTCGCGGCCGCGCAGGCAGGGATGGAGGCCGCCGAGGTCAACGCCCGTTGGCAGGCCGAGATGGCGCCGTTCTTCGAATCGCTGGACGGCGCCAGGCCCGACGAGGCCATGAAACCCCTCACCGAAGTGTTCCACCTCGCCTGA
- the rhaS gene encoding rhamnose ABC transporter substrate-binding protein has product MRKSSLRRACAVLAATTSLALALTACGGGTSKDDVKEEGASNAAAGKADPNAATKKGLTVGFLPKAVNNPYFTTADKGGEKALTELGSKYKEVGTSSATDTSGQVSYVNTLTQQQVDAMAVSAQDPGALCTALKQAMKNGVKVVTYDSDTKADCRNAFVSQASAEALGRTEVQLLAEQIGYKGEIAILSAAQTATNQNTWIDFMKDELKDPKYKDMKLVKVAYGNDDAQQSFQQTQGLLQENPNLKGIISPTTVGIKAAAQYLSGSKYKGKVKLTGLGTPNDMRKYVKNGTVEAFELWDPAKLGELAARTAVALSSGQITGKEGETFKAGDMGTFTIGKDGVIDLGKPTVFDKKNIDQFNF; this is encoded by the coding sequence ATGCGCAAGTCATCCCTCCGCCGAGCCTGTGCGGTTCTCGCTGCCACCACCTCGTTGGCCCTGGCTCTCACCGCCTGCGGTGGCGGAACCTCCAAGGACGACGTCAAGGAAGAGGGCGCCTCGAACGCCGCGGCCGGCAAGGCCGACCCGAACGCGGCCACCAAGAAGGGGTTGACCGTCGGCTTCCTGCCCAAGGCGGTCAACAACCCGTACTTCACCACCGCCGACAAGGGCGGCGAGAAGGCCCTCACCGAGCTGGGCTCGAAGTACAAGGAGGTAGGCACCAGCAGCGCCACGGACACCTCGGGCCAGGTGAGCTACGTCAACACGCTCACCCAGCAGCAGGTCGACGCGATGGCCGTCTCCGCGCAGGACCCGGGCGCCCTGTGCACCGCGCTCAAGCAGGCCATGAAGAACGGCGTCAAGGTCGTCACGTACGACTCCGACACCAAGGCCGACTGCCGCAACGCCTTCGTCTCGCAGGCCAGCGCCGAGGCCCTCGGCCGTACCGAGGTCCAGCTCCTCGCCGAGCAGATCGGCTACAAGGGCGAGATCGCGATCCTGTCCGCCGCGCAGACCGCGACGAACCAGAACACCTGGATCGACTTCATGAAGGACGAGCTCAAGGACCCCAAGTACAAGGACATGAAGCTGGTCAAGGTCGCGTACGGCAACGACGACGCCCAGCAGTCCTTCCAGCAGACCCAGGGCCTGCTCCAGGAGAACCCGAACCTGAAGGGGATCATCTCCCCGACCACGGTCGGCATCAAGGCGGCCGCCCAGTACCTGTCGGGCTCGAAGTACAAGGGCAAGGTCAAGCTCACCGGCCTCGGCACCCCGAACGACATGCGCAAGTACGTGAAGAACGGCACGGTCGAGGCCTTCGAGCTGTGGGACCCGGCGAAGCTCGGCGAGCTGGCCGCGCGTACCGCCGTCGCGCTGTCGTCCGGTCAGATCACGGGCAAGGAGGGCGAGACCTTCAAGGCCGGCGACATGGGCACCTTCACCATCGGCAAGGACGGCGTGATCGACCTCGGCAAGCCGACCGTCTTCGACAAGAAGAACATCGACCAGTTCAACTTCTGA
- a CDS encoding ABC transporter permease, with protein MADSALARAVRWDTVVGALLIVVLLLSFTTVDGFGNALNLSFLIGNTLPIALIALPMTLLVVSGEIDLSVASTAGLSGAVMGALWNQGMTIETIIPICLLLGVVCGLINGLLVTRLGLPSLAVTIGTLAAYRGIAQIVLGSDAVTDFPTQYLDFASGRIGDTFIPYAFLPFLVLLAIAVVALHATPFGRSLFAIGASEEAARFAGIRVKRQKLILFTLTGLMASLTGIFWALHYASARFDNATGLELSVVAAVLLGGIDFDGGKGTLGGAIAGVFLLGALQNVMSLQDVSAQSQIVVTGVLLVLSVLGPRVARQISIARAGRRAAQSSTG; from the coding sequence ATGGCTGACTCAGCTCTCGCGCGCGCCGTCCGCTGGGACACGGTCGTCGGCGCCCTTCTGATCGTCGTCCTGCTGCTGTCCTTCACCACCGTGGACGGCTTCGGCAACGCCCTCAACCTGTCGTTCCTCATCGGCAACACGCTGCCCATCGCGCTGATCGCCCTGCCGATGACCCTGCTCGTGGTCTCCGGCGAGATCGACCTGTCGGTCGCCTCCACGGCCGGTCTGTCCGGCGCGGTGATGGGAGCCCTGTGGAACCAGGGCATGACGATCGAGACGATCATCCCGATCTGTCTGCTCCTCGGCGTGGTGTGCGGACTGATCAACGGTCTGCTGGTGACGCGGCTCGGACTGCCGTCCCTCGCCGTCACCATCGGTACCCTCGCCGCCTACCGGGGCATCGCGCAGATCGTCCTCGGCTCGGACGCGGTGACCGACTTCCCCACCCAGTACCTGGACTTCGCGTCCGGACGCATCGGCGACACCTTCATCCCGTACGCGTTCCTGCCCTTCCTCGTGCTGCTCGCGATCGCCGTGGTCGCCCTGCACGCCACGCCGTTCGGGCGCTCGCTGTTCGCGATCGGTGCCAGTGAGGAGGCCGCGCGCTTCGCCGGCATCCGCGTCAAGCGGCAGAAGCTGATCCTGTTCACCCTGACCGGTCTCATGGCCTCGCTGACCGGCATCTTCTGGGCGCTGCACTACGCGAGCGCCCGCTTCGACAACGCCACCGGACTCGAACTCTCCGTCGTGGCGGCCGTGTTGCTGGGCGGTATCGACTTCGACGGCGGCAAGGGCACGCTCGGCGGCGCGATCGCCGGGGTGTTTCTGCTCGGGGCGCTGCAGAACGTGATGAGTCTGCAGGACGTCTCGGCTCAGTCGCAGATCGTCGTCACCGGTGTCCTGTTGGTTCTGTCCGTGCTCGGGCCGCGGGTTGCGCGGCAGATCTCCATCGCGCGGGCGGGGCGCAGAGCGGCGCAAAGTTCCACTGGTTAG
- a CDS encoding ABC transporter permease, with translation MTVTAPNPAPAAEVPKSSGTRLVDRVFKMRELAILVVFLVMIVITQIGNSDFLSEQGIKDLLLNATILVLVATGQSLVVITRNVDLSVGSTLGISAFAAGTYLQGGGNSVVAVVLAVLLGIGCGLVNGLLVSLGQVPALVVTLGTLYIIRGIDSIWVGSRQITAAGLPDGFIDFGSGGLSAVPWLAMIALAVLIATAYYLKHFGSGRELYALGSNPEAARLAGIPVRKRILAAYTFCGALAGLAGALYLARFGNVDSGTGNGYELTVVSAVVVGGVVFTGGSGSVYGAALGALLLTSINSVLPALGVSSVWVLAINGILLILAIAVDRIVALRVATALKKRNARHG, from the coding sequence GTGACGGTCACCGCTCCCAATCCCGCCCCCGCCGCCGAGGTGCCCAAGTCCAGTGGGACCCGGCTGGTGGACCGCGTCTTCAAGATGCGCGAACTCGCCATCCTGGTCGTCTTCCTGGTGATGATCGTCATCACCCAGATCGGCAACAGCGACTTCCTGTCCGAGCAGGGCATCAAGGACCTCCTGCTGAACGCGACCATCCTCGTGCTGGTCGCCACCGGCCAGTCGCTGGTCGTCATCACCCGCAACGTCGACCTGTCGGTCGGTTCGACGCTCGGCATCAGCGCCTTCGCCGCGGGCACCTACCTCCAGGGCGGCGGCAACTCCGTCGTCGCCGTGGTCCTCGCGGTCCTGCTCGGCATCGGCTGCGGACTGGTCAACGGACTGCTCGTCAGCCTCGGCCAGGTGCCCGCGCTGGTCGTCACCCTCGGCACGCTCTACATCATCCGCGGCATCGACTCCATCTGGGTCGGCTCCCGGCAGATCACAGCGGCGGGCCTGCCCGACGGATTCATCGACTTCGGCTCCGGCGGCCTCTCCGCCGTGCCGTGGCTGGCGATGATCGCGCTGGCGGTGCTGATCGCGACGGCGTACTACCTCAAGCACTTCGGCAGCGGCCGCGAGCTGTACGCGCTCGGCTCCAACCCGGAGGCCGCCCGCCTCGCCGGCATCCCCGTACGCAAGCGGATCCTCGCCGCCTACACCTTCTGCGGAGCCCTGGCGGGACTCGCGGGCGCGCTGTACCTCGCCCGGTTCGGCAACGTCGACTCCGGCACCGGCAACGGCTACGAACTCACCGTCGTCAGCGCGGTCGTGGTCGGCGGCGTCGTCTTCACCGGCGGCTCCGGCAGCGTCTACGGGGCGGCCCTCGGCGCGCTCCTCCTGACCTCCATCAACAGCGTGCTGCCCGCCCTCGGCGTCAGCTCGGTCTGGGTGCTCGCCATCAACGGCATCCTGCTCATCCTCGCCATCGCGGTCGACCGGATCGTCGCCCTGCGCGTGGCGACCGCCCTGAAGAAGAGGAACGCCCGCCATGGCTGA
- a CDS encoding sugar ABC transporter ATP-binding protein: protein MTHRSDAGPAPVLALKDISKSFGAVRALRDVSLELFPGEVHALAGENGAGKSTLIKTLAGVHRPDAGQVLLDGEPTVFHGPADARDAGIAVIYQEPTLFPDLSIAENIFMGRQPRRALGRIDHKATHASTLALMKRLGVELDPDRPARGLSIADQQIVEIAKALSFDARVLIMDEPTAALTGSEVARLFGVVRTLREQGSAVLFISHRLEEIFQICRQVTTLRDGALISSEPIDGMTEDDLVRRMVGRDLDELYPKQDVRAGEVALSVRRLTREGVFTDVSFDVRRGEIVGLAGLVGAGRTEVARAVFGVDRWDAGEVEIDGRKLRNGAPSTAMAAGLALVPEDRRAQGLVMDMSIERNIGLTGLRTTVKAGLMDPRAERSRSLDWAVKLQVKYARIADTVNTLSGGNQQKVVLAKWLATGPKVLIVDEPTRGIDVGTKAEVHRLLSQLAADGVAVLMISSDLPEILGMADRVLVMHEGRLTAEIPRSDATEETVMAAATGRAAA, encoded by the coding sequence ATGACCCACCGGTCCGACGCGGGTCCGGCCCCCGTGCTGGCACTCAAGGACATCTCGAAGTCCTTCGGTGCCGTACGCGCCCTGCGGGACGTGTCCCTCGAACTCTTCCCCGGCGAAGTGCACGCACTCGCCGGAGAGAACGGCGCGGGCAAGTCGACCCTCATCAAGACGCTCGCCGGCGTGCACCGACCGGACGCCGGTCAGGTGCTCCTGGACGGCGAGCCCACCGTCTTCCACGGTCCCGCCGACGCCCGGGACGCGGGTATCGCGGTGATCTACCAGGAGCCCACGCTCTTCCCCGACCTGTCGATCGCCGAGAACATCTTCATGGGCCGCCAGCCGCGGCGCGCGCTCGGCCGGATCGACCACAAGGCCACGCACGCGTCGACGCTGGCCCTGATGAAGCGCCTCGGCGTCGAGCTCGACCCCGACCGCCCGGCCCGTGGCCTGTCCATCGCCGACCAGCAGATCGTCGAGATCGCCAAGGCGCTCTCCTTCGACGCCCGCGTCCTGATCATGGACGAGCCGACCGCCGCCCTCACCGGCAGCGAGGTGGCGCGCCTCTTCGGAGTCGTGCGCACCCTGCGCGAGCAGGGCTCGGCCGTGCTGTTCATCTCGCACCGGCTGGAGGAGATCTTCCAGATCTGCCGGCAGGTGACGACCCTTCGCGACGGCGCCCTGATCTCCAGCGAGCCGATCGACGGCATGACCGAGGACGACCTCGTCCGCCGCATGGTCGGCCGCGACCTCGACGAGCTCTACCCCAAGCAGGACGTACGGGCGGGCGAAGTCGCCCTGAGCGTACGGCGGCTGACCCGAGAGGGTGTCTTCACCGATGTCTCCTTCGACGTCCGCCGCGGAGAGATCGTCGGCCTCGCCGGACTCGTCGGCGCCGGGCGCACGGAGGTCGCCCGGGCCGTCTTCGGAGTCGACCGGTGGGACGCCGGAGAGGTCGAGATCGACGGCAGGAAGCTGAGGAACGGCGCGCCCTCCACGGCGATGGCCGCCGGGCTCGCCCTCGTCCCCGAGGACCGCCGCGCCCAGGGCCTGGTGATGGACATGTCCATCGAGCGCAACATCGGCCTGACCGGACTGCGTACGACCGTCAAGGCCGGCCTGATGGACCCGCGCGCAGAGCGCAGCCGCTCCCTCGACTGGGCCGTCAAGCTCCAGGTCAAGTACGCGCGGATCGCCGACACCGTCAACACCCTGTCGGGCGGCAACCAGCAGAAGGTCGTCCTCGCCAAGTGGCTCGCCACCGGCCCGAAGGTGCTGATCGTCGACGAGCCGACCCGTGGCATCGACGTCGGTACGAAGGCCGAAGTGCACCGGCTGCTCAGCCAGCTGGCCGCCGACGGGGTCGCCGTCCTGATGATCTCCTCCGACCTGCCCGAGATCCTCGGCATGGCGGACCGGGTCCTCGTCATGCACGAGGGCCGGCTCACCGCCGAGATCCCACGCTCCGACGCCACCGAGGAAACCGTGATGGCCGCAGCCACCGGGAGGGCAGCCGCGTGA
- the rhaI gene encoding L-rhamnose isomerase — MTELAAVKAALKTQAVETPSWAYGNSGTRFKVFAQPGVPRDPFEKLDDAAKVHEFTGAAPTVALHIPWDKVEDYAALAKHAEERGLKLGAINSNTFQDDDYKLGSICHPDAAVRRKALDHLLECVDIMDATGSKDLKLWFADGTNYPGQDDIRERQDRLAEGLARVYERLGDDQRMLLEYKFFEPAFYTTDVPDWGTAYAHCLKLGPKAQVVVDTGHHAPGTNIEFIVATLLREGKLGAFDFNSRFYADDDLMVGAADPFQLFRIMYEVIRGGGFSPDVAFMLDQCHNIEAKIPAIIRSVMNVQEATAKALLVDREALVVAQRSGDVLAANAVVMDAYNTDVRPLVAEVREELGLDADPMAAYRRSGWAEKIAAERVGGQQAGWGA; from the coding sequence GTGACCGAGCTTGCCGCGGTGAAGGCCGCCCTCAAGACCCAGGCAGTAGAGACGCCGTCATGGGCGTACGGGAACTCGGGAACCCGCTTCAAGGTGTTCGCGCAGCCCGGAGTCCCGCGCGATCCTTTCGAAAAGCTGGACGACGCCGCGAAGGTGCACGAGTTCACGGGCGCCGCGCCGACCGTGGCGCTGCACATTCCGTGGGACAAGGTCGAGGACTACGCAGCTCTGGCGAAGCACGCCGAGGAGCGCGGCCTGAAGCTCGGCGCGATCAACTCCAACACCTTCCAGGACGACGACTACAAGCTGGGCAGCATCTGCCACCCGGACGCGGCGGTGCGCCGCAAGGCGCTCGACCACCTGCTGGAGTGCGTCGACATCATGGACGCCACGGGTTCGAAGGACCTGAAGCTGTGGTTCGCGGACGGTACGAACTATCCCGGCCAGGACGACATCCGTGAGCGGCAGGACCGGCTCGCCGAGGGCCTCGCCCGGGTGTACGAGCGGCTCGGCGACGACCAGCGGATGCTGCTGGAGTACAAGTTCTTCGAGCCCGCCTTCTATACGACGGACGTGCCGGACTGGGGCACGGCGTACGCCCACTGTCTGAAGCTCGGGCCCAAGGCGCAGGTCGTCGTCGACACCGGGCACCACGCTCCCGGGACCAACATCGAGTTCATCGTCGCGACGCTGCTGCGCGAGGGGAAGCTCGGGGCGTTCGACTTCAACTCGCGGTTCTACGCCGACGACGACCTGATGGTCGGGGCCGCGGATCCGTTCCAGCTGTTCCGGATCATGTACGAGGTGATCCGCGGGGGTGGGTTCAGTCCGGATGTGGCGTTCATGCTCGACCAGTGCCACAACATCGAGGCGAAGATCCCGGCGATCATTCGTTCCGTGATGAATGTGCAGGAGGCGACGGCGAAGGCGCTCCTGGTGGACCGTGAGGCTCTTGTCGTCGCCCAGCGGTCGGGGGATGTGCTTGCTGCGAACGCTGTCGTCATGGACGCGTACAACACGGATGTGCGGCCGTTGGTGGCTGAGGTCCGTGAGGAGCTCGGGTTGGACGCCGACCCGATGGCGGCGTATCGGCGGTCCGGGTGGGCGGAGAAGATCGCTGCGGAGCGGGTTGGTGGGCAGCAAGCGGGGTGGGGGGCGTAG